From Triticum aestivum cultivar Chinese Spring chromosome 7B, IWGSC CS RefSeq v2.1, whole genome shotgun sequence:
ATCTTCTAGAACATTGCTAAGTAGTACGCATGTTAGTTAAGAGCGTTGAACATTAGATTTTTCTAGCCCAAGAAGGTGTCATGAAGCATAATTAATATTTTGGCTAAAATATCTCACATGGCACCATGTTGGGCTACAAAAGGAGGTATTTGTTAGTTCATAAAGGATGCTAGGTAGTATGGTGTGGGTACTATGTGGTAGTCAATTAAGTTTGTTCTACATCTTGCACTATGTCATGGAATATGAATGAAAGCCACTAATTGTACCAGCTGGGGCTACAAAATGCTGCCAAACTTAATTAATGATTCTAAAAAATATTAGAGAAATTCAAATCAGCAGTGTGTACACAGTAATATATGTTGCTACTTTGCTTCCACGTTAGCAGTGCCCCGGCCAATATATACGCTACTAGTTCTTGTCTAGTTAGCAGCAAGCACATACGAATGCACGTGGCTACTCTTATTCTGTACCAACCGTGTTTATGTGCAGAAGCGTCGCTAGATGAATACAGACTAGTGGCATTCCACTCACGCGCTGTTATCTCACATGTATTAGGAGCATTCACGGCGCGCGCTACTAGTATGAACTTACCAGTTGTGTCATACTAACGATGCCCTATCTGGACACTGCTGGTAATCACTACCGAATGCTGCTAATTAGGGTTTTTTGTATTAGTGTTGGTGATGCCCCCATCGATTTCGATGGTGAGGCAAGCGACAACGGCGTCAAGGTAGGTTGCGCGCGGCTGCACACGGGGTTTAAAAAAGGACATGATGAGGTTGCGGCGGTGGCGCTCCTCGGTGCCCTACTCGTGGTCTCGTTGGTGGTCGGCTGATATAGCATGGTTGTCCCAATCTTTAGATGAGAGTTAACGATCATTTTTAGTGGAGTAGACTTtggtccgactacgaacgtgtgaaaACGTCGCACCCTAGCAAatgctaaaccaactccaagaggttattaaCCACACCGGAGCACCATTAACCTAACCACAAAGGTCTAATTCCTGcatgcaaacaaagaacaagcaagaactaagattgcaatctgaatattgcaaattaAGCTATAATCTTTATTGATCAAAGTTTGGAGTTCTACGAGCGTCTTGgtgtggtcgttggacacaaacaaagtatacGAGTTGTAGCTATGAAAAACTTTTATCTAAACAAAATCCAACTCTAAAGCGACGCCCTCATGGTTGTATTTATAGCGAGACAGGGGaatccttggcaaggtgggactaaaatccATCCTATGTCATTTTCCCTACTAATActgactctaaaaacagcctatcaTATGGTGTTTTCAAGTTACATGGACCTTGGCCAAAACAAGGTGGTGCAACATCTATTGAAGGCTATGGACGAAATtcatgaagtagcatcttgtatatttcatccaagtcatcatacgtccttatggtggcttcaaagtcatgTCATCTCCACTTGAAGCTTCATTCTTGTTCCCTGTGTGCGTACCTTCATCTCTATGCTTGTTCATgatccaatgttcatccctcttgtccatgctaggccatTCATTCCTAAGTAATACataagtatccaatttaggcagcatcatatacTCATGAACATTGAAAACATTGTTAAGAAACAAAAGTATatgataatttaattggtgtgtgTGAGCTCCAGTAATTGGCCCAATATGTGTAACAGCTGGAGCTATGGGTGTAACAACGGTAGGGATGTCcccatcatcctcctcttcttaAATTAAAGTCTTTCTCGACAGAGGCTCATCTTCCTCTCTCAAATAAGGTTTCAAATTTGTAGTGTTAAAtttgggactaaccccaaaatctgcaggcggcTCAATTTTATATGCATTGTCATTTATTTTCTCTGACACCTTAAAAGGACTATCAACATGTGGCATTATCTTAgacttgcgcaaatcaggaaacctGTCTTTGCGTAAATGTAACCAAATAAGATCTCCTTGTCCAAGCACAATATGTTTTTTATCCTTATCGTCAGCAAGTttgtatttagcattcatacgctcaatgttttcttaGTTAATTCATGAATTTTTAATaccaattcagcacattgtttaatATCAAAATTATATTTCTCCAAATATGAAAGAGGCAATAAATCAATGGGTGCGCGAGGTAGAAAACTGTATACAATTTAAAAAGGACACATCATAGTGGTAGAATGCAGGGAATGATTATAAGTAATTCAATGTGGGGAagacattcttcccacatttttagATTATTCTTTGGAACAACCTTAAGCATAGTAGATAATAttttattgactacttcagtttgtcccaTCAATTTGtgggtgacatgtagtactaaaaagcagtttagtctcCAAATTAGCCCATAGGCATCTTCAAAAagggctaagaaatttagtatcaagatctaaaaTAAATAGTATTCAGCAcgccatgcaagcgaataatttcgcgaaagaacaaatcaacaaatTAGCAACAggatcgcttttatgacatggtataaagtgtgctatTTTCAAAATTATGTCCATGACAACGAATATGCTATCTCTCctcttctttgttcaaggtaaacctaaaacgAAGTCCATGGATATGTCCTCCCATGAAACACTAGGTACggacaaaggcatatataaaccagaTGATTgggtcgtgacttagctttttaacCTGcaatgcagcgagcaacaaaatgatCAACTTTTCGTTTCattttggccaaaagaaatgtgtagcaaataTGGCATCCATCtttttcacgccaaagtgtcccattaatcttcctccatgcgcctcctgcaacaataaAAGACGAACAAAGCTAACTGGAATGCAGAggttgttagcacggaacacaaatcaatcattaatgacgaacttgttccatgttcttccatCTTTAAAATTCTGCATTGCATCTTTAAATTCAGtaccatgcacatattgatctttgatggtctccaagtCAAATATTTTAAAATCAAGTTATGAAAGCAAAGTATATAGACGAGACATGCATCAACAATACCATTTTCTTTATCTTTCATGTGTCCAATGACACATGGAaaaatctcaatgaattcaacccaatTAACATGTGTACAGTTCAGTTTTGCTttacttttaatatgtttcaaagattcgcGATCAAAATGACAAATTCTTTAGGCCACAAATAATACTGTCAAGTTTttaaagtccaaacaagagcatatgaTTCTTTATTATAAGTAGAATAGAATATTGAAGCTCTATTCAATGTGGTGGCTTCATTTTACTCAGCTCTCAATACTCACCCTAGAATAGAATACTACAATTGCAAACACAAGGCGAAGAAGTCAGATTTCTTATAGGTATATTCATTGTGGTGGCTTCATTTTACTCAGCTCTCAATACTCACCCTAGAACTACAATTGCAACCACTAGGCGGAGAAGTTAGATTTCTTACACAAAATATATGTTATATTCAATGTGGTGGCTTCATTTTACTCAGCTCGCAATACTCACCCTATAATAGAATACTACAATTGCAAACGCACAGAAGTTATATTTCTTATAGGAAATTTACATGAATTTTGAGTGGAACAGTCCAGAAAATATTTCTCCAACCAGGTgctctctgttttttttctccaTGGTTTTGTTGAAGTAAAACAAGTACACTCTCAAAGTCTCGTGAAAACTTTCACCATGTAAATCATGTGCAAAGAAAATCAAGTTGGTACAGATTGAATGAGTAAATGTACTCTTATCACTATAACACATTCTACAATCACCTGTTGGAACTTGGAAAAGATAGAAGGGCACACTGTAAACACGCAAGTACGCAACAATTTCAGATCAAATATTGAGCATCAACAGTTCATGTATACATTTCTACAATAGACATCAGAACATATGGGAACCAGTAATTCGATCTCACTGAAATGTTTACAGCAGCTGTCTTACAACATAAGCTTAGAAGTAAGAAAACAGTTGCAGACAAAAAGCAGAAAATGTTATACAAGACAGTTGCCTCAACTTTAAGCCTTCCCTCTTACTGATAGTCCTGCTTCAACTTTCTTAATTTCAAATATTAGCATCCTCCACATCTTAAGGACAAACATTTCAGCCTCGACGTCCAAAATCGACGATAGGAGCTCCAGCATTTTCGATGCATGGACATGATCTTTGGTGCACGAGACAATATATTCCACCAAAGTCGATTCCTCCTCACCAAGAAATTCAATTATCTTTTTCGAGATCCAAGGCCTCATTCTATCATGCAACTCATGCTGACACAAAAGAACAATGATGTTAGTGTTGAATACAACCACACCGCAAACACAACAGGGAAAGCAAAATCAAATATTTCAGAGTAAAAACCATCTGACACACCTTTACACTTGTGTACCCAACATATGGTGCCTTCTCAGATCAAATTGTGAATTATGCACGTTAACCGGAATGAAAATAATAACAGGTTTAACATTAATACTAATGAAATATTTATGTGGTTGATCTCGTATCTGTTCAGGAAAAAATTATCTTCAGATCTCCAATGGTTTAAGGAGCACTACATCGTGTGCGTTTTTCTTTTTGTAACCACTGTCAAACATACCTAAACTGCTTCCATAAAGAAGACCTCACAGAACATCaaagaaataacatgcatgcaCAAAGATATGACATAAAAATAACTTGAAATGGGTGAAGAAACAAAACATTACCCAACTTTTGAGTACTGAAAATACAAGGTCAAGAAAAATAATTCACCTTCTCATATATTGCCCAATTAATATCATAGGAAAAAAGCTCTTCCTTTGTCCTCGGAATCATGTCAATCAATTGTTTTGCATCCAAAACTTTCTTGTTCTCTAACTTGGGCTTATCATCGTCTCGATCATGCATCATTTCTCTTCTGTCATCACCAAGACGTGCACCATCTTCATCATTTCGACTTTTATCCCTTAGGGTCGATCTATCAATGGCTCTCCTACTCCTTTCGGTTTCAGGCTGCTCTTCCTTTTGATTAGATACCAAGATGCGCTTAGCAAACTCAGCAGCTGCTACAATATTATTAGGTTGGTCAGAATAAGAATCCGCCTCCACAGCTTGCAATTCCTCAGTGGAGTAATCAATAGGTACTAAAGGTCTTATCCGTTTATCCTTAttatcatcgtcatcctcttcagCAAAAACTGATGGAACAGATGTCCGTTTACCAGAGCCAATCAAACCAAAACCCAACTTTTTTGCTGGAGCATTGCTATTTTGTTTGATATCTAGAATTTGACCAGGTACCATACTTGCTTCATCACCGTTACAGTCCTTATGAGTTTTGCCATCATCTGTAGAATGGATGCAAAAATGTTGGAACTAGAATGTAGCTAATGTGATAAACTTTGTGAGGAAATATTTACTTACCTGCATCAACACCATTAGCAATGCTGACAACATTATCATCATCTGAAACAATCGGCTTGTTTGGTGCATCTGCTTCCTTCCGGTCATCACCATCAACCTCCATAAATATAGCAGACTCTGCCGCAGCTGCTTCATCTGCCTGCTGTTGCAGCTCTATTGCACGCCTCCTTGCTTCAGCAATTTCCTGTTCCTCTTTTAATTTGTCCGCCAAGTCTTCCTGCTTTTCGCGTTGCCTCCGCCTTTTCCTCTCTTCAAGTGCGTTACTGCTCCTCCGTCTTCTTTTCCTCGAATCCTCTTCGTCGCTTTCATCTTCCTGCTTCATGATCTCCCTTTTGCGTTCACGTTCTTTTTCCTTCTCACGGTCCTTCTCATATTGTCTTTGATATTCTTTATCTCTCTCCCTGGATTCCCACTCTTTAAGGTGATCTTTGTACAGCCTTTCCACTTCTCTATGCTTGAGTTCTTTATCTCTATCCCTCCTGACTCTTTCTCGCTCACGCTCACGCTCATATCTTTGAAGTTCTTTTTCCTTTTCCTGCTTCTCCTTATCATGCTCTTTATCTTTCCTCCTATCAAGAGAGTCATTTTCTGTCTTTTCAGTTTCACTAACTGTCTTTTTGTCAACACAATCATCATTATCTTCAGAATCTGCAGCAGTGATGAAATACATATTATTCAAATGCAAATTTGGCCAAAAAACAATTACCATTATTCCATACCAGTCATTGCCATGTCGACAACAGACTCCCCGTTATTATGTTTGGATGAGATGTCAGCAGATGGTTGAACCGGcgggggtggtggtggcggcggcaggggTCGAGTCTTTAACCACTCTTCAATAATACTGTTTATTAGTTCTGCAGCAGCCTTATCAGCCTCAGAATCTTCATTTGTAACAATCCCAAATTTCTTGGTGTTTTCTTCACTATCCTTATCTCCGGAATCTTCTGTTTCATCTGTTTTACCAGAAACAAGCTTCAATGATTCATTTTCAGCAACAGCAGAAGTCCCATCCCCAccttcatcttcctcctttttggtGTTCTCATGTACCTTCTTCTTTTCTTCAACATGTTTCTTCAGGTACTCTTTGGTGGCATCATTAATATTAACCTTGCATTGAAATAAAATATAAGGAGAGTTCAAAAAATATATAAGAAGGCATAATAACATTATCATTACTTTTGAGAGAACATACGGAAGATTTAGACATATATTTAACAGGCAACATAAAAAGTGTAACCATGTCAATTGGGGAAAAAATATCTTGATGGCCTCCTTGAAATGTGATTAGACTAAATCATGCAGGATTTTCAAAGCAAACATATTCCTTAAGCAATCCTTGATAAAAAAACTGCAGGCCAATTCAAATGCTGGTTGAACACGGCACTAGCACGGAAATAAACTGTAACAATCGAATGGAGGGATCCTTTACAAGTTCTGCCTATGCACACAGTAACAGATAATTCAATGACTGAACAATGGTACCACTTGAATTCAATGACTGAACAATGGTACACAAGAAAGGTTAGGGTAGGTGCTTTTCCCACCAAACAACCAAGAAATTTAATTGGTCTATCTGCTACCACTTGAATGTTGGGTAGCGTATCTCACCTATGGACAAAAGCATCTATTGTGTCGGTACAATGTCTAAAAACATGCACATGATGGTAAAACAAGCATTCTATGACTAGGATGCCTTCAGGCTACAAGGTTTCAAAAATTAATCCCTAATACCCTAACACAACATCATGGAAGCAAAAGGAAAGTATTATTCTAATCCTTCGGCGCAGGGTTCCAGTACATAAGAATTAAGCTTTGTGAAGTAGAATTTGTGGGCCCTCATTTTCCATCAATCCAACAGGTGAAACATATTTTTACAGATTGGTCTGGAACCAACATGTGAGCGACAAAGACATAAAAATTCAATAAGTTCCCTTTGGTTCGTACATGGAACATGCAAGTTACTAAGAATCAGTTTACAAACAGTTGTCAGCTTTTACAAAAAAGAGTTTGCAGAAGCAACTGATGTCCTATTATTAGGTTATATCCAGGTCCTTATCATTCCGAATGAAATTACATTTTAGTTCCCATATTTATCAAATCCACCGATTCCACAATCATAAGAAATATGTAAGAAATTGTTAGAAACAACTGATGTCCTATTATTAGGTTATATGCAGGTCCTTATCCTTCCGAATGAAATTACATTTTAGTTCCCATATTTATCAAATCCACCGATTCCACAACCATAAGAAATATGTAAGAATGATGCATACCACCAGTTCTTGCCCATCAACGCTCAATCTGTTCAGCAACCGCGTCGCACGAAGGATGCCTTCAGCAGATTCAAACTCACAAAAGCCAAACGCTACTGGTTTGCCATTACTTGGATTTTGGGTGCGCTTCCAACTCTTGACAGGTCCACAAATCTGAAGATGGGAAAACATTTAAACAAACATGCTAAAAGCATTTGATGGCATAAACAGAAAAGCTGACTAAAGTATGTACAAGTCGACATTGCCATGTTAATACACTATACTACAAAAATAATAGGGAAAAGGTGATATACCCGAAGAAGTGAAAGAAGCAAACCATTGTCCACTGTTGGGGCGATCTTCCCGACATAAACTGCAGTTGGTGGTTTGTCAACGGGTGTGACAGCTGGAGCAGGCGGTCTGGCAGGAGGGGCTACCATAGGAGGAGCACCACGAATTCCAGGAATTGTTGCTGGCCGTTGAACTTGCACAACACCAACAGGAGGCATTGGGCGTGGAGGAAAACATGGACGCATCATAGTGTATGGTCCAGGATAACGATGCACACCTGaagagagaaacaaacaaacatctATGCTGCCAGATTAGTAACAGTCCAGAAAACAGAGCACAGAGTGCATACATTGATCCTTTAAAAATATGTAAGCTAGCATAAGACACAAGGAAAGAAGAGCAGCACTAAATAGATAAGCAGGTATCTTGCATATTCAGAATAACCGGGATGAACATCGACAGAAAAACAATATTATTTTCAAATAAAATAAGAACTAGGGAAAGCTAGCCTTACCTCTTAGCGACCATTAGGCAGGATAACGTACTTGTATTGGTTATTTGCAAAACTTGGGATAGCTCACACCATTGCATTGCACTACTCAAGATATAAAAGCTTAAGCAAATGTGTCACTCACTCTAAACTTCTTATTAACGATAAAAGTAATTCAAACCAAATTAAGCAAGAAATACTTGACATGAAATTAAGCGACAGGAAATCATGGTACCTTAGCCAATTTTTTGAACAACCCATTGTTGAAGGATCTAAGTACATACAGAAACCGAGCCTAATTAAACGGCAAGCTAGAGCATTTAAATTAATTTCACACAATTTAAATATAACCAGTTCAAATTCAAACATTCAGCATACCACATGCAGTGAGGGAGAAAATGATCTGTTATAGCTTCAGTTAGAGCAGCAGAATCAAACATGAGCCGGCACCTCTCGCTGAAGGGAGTAACGGCCGGCACGACCACCGCTGTAGCAGAGAAATACCCTGTCATCGTTATCAAGCGATGGGATGCCAGTTGCTCTAAACACTACTGTAAATCACTAGCATCAGGCGCATCCCACCTCTAAACCCTAATCCCAGATCCTACCCGCGTTAAAGACATATCCAGTCGATTCCACCAGATTTCCTACAGCGCAGCACATGGAACGTCTGGAGATTTCCCAGGCACAATCCGGCGGAAGCATAAATCTATTGTCATTCAATCGTATAAGCCTAGAGACGGATGGAGAACGGGACCCACCGGGAGGAACGGCGACGCCCGGCTGCTGCATGTACGGACCCGGCTGGGGCGCGTACATGTTCGGCGGACGCATCACGTGGTGCACGCCTGGCGGCTGCATCGGCTGTCCCATCAGGTAGCCCGGATTACGTATAGCACCGTACTGCTGCACCTGCGGCGGGGGCGGTGCACCCAGCGGCCGGAAGGAAGGGGCGAAGGATACCGGAGCAGGGGGCATCGGCGGCAGGACGACCggaggggcgggggcgggggcggggacggggttagggttagggcttgacatcgtgggattggaggccGGGGGATTAGGGGTTGCCGGGTTCGGCGGGGTGGACGTGGCGGTGGCCTGAGGTGGGGTTGCCGTGTTTGGAGGAGTGGACGGCGGGGGGTCGAGGTTGTCGTGGGTAGGCGCCACGGCCGCCATGGTTGGGAGAGGAGCAGCCGAGCAGTCGATGGGGGTTGATGGGGCTCGTTCACGGCGAGGAGCCTGATGCCGTCGTGATGATGTGTGGGTTGACGCAGGAACCGTTGGGACGAACAGGCCCGTGAAACTGGCCCGGTCGGTGACGTTTCGCTGACAACCGGGAGACGCGTTTTGCGCAAATAGAactcccgactgggccggcccattgggtTTGACTGATACTGTAGCGCGCGGTTGAGAAAATatgttaacatgtataaaaaaatgtttcaCCCTCAaaaaaacatgtataaaaaatgtagaATATGAAGTATAAAAATGTACACATCAAAGCGGTGTATGTTTACAAGTCAGGCAAAGCGTTTTTCTTCTCGTGGGAGGCGATATCCAAGGCGACTAGGTTTAGCCGGCCCGTTGTCGGTCGCCTACGCGGCGGTGGCGCGTGCGCCGGTCTCTCTTTCCCAGGACGGCGCCAGAGGTGCTGCCGCTGGTCTCTCGTTCTCTGCTGCGAGTCTCCTAGTGCTTGCACCCATGTGTTCATATGATTCTTTTTTATCTATCGTATTCTGCATGAggagcatgcatgcatggggcttgaTGTTTATCTGTGTGAAGCTATGATCCAGCCTACACATGACTGGATGGGCTGATGTTGGAAGTTGTCAGTTTTCTCTGAACTGGCGCAGCTCCCCTAAAGGGTGATTGCCGGCAGTAATGAAAATACTTTGTTGAAACTGTCGCGGTGATACGTCCTAAATGTAGccacttttccaaacaattttgttcttgttttggactctaatttgcatgatttgaatgaaactaacccgactgacgatgttttcagcataactacgatggtgttacttttgtgcagaaataaaagttctcagattgggctgaaattttacgAAGACTTTTTCTAGAATATATGAAAATTATTGGCGAAAACTCTGTTGGAGGGGCCCACCACGGAGCCATGAGCTCAGGTGGCGCCCCTAGGGCGTGCCACGTGAGCTCGTGAGTCCCACAAACCTCCGTCTGCCCTAACTCCAACTTCATAAAGATCGTCTtgcggagagaaaaaatcagagagaagaaatcatcgcattttacgatacggagctgtcgtcgcctcctgttcttcattgggatggttgatctggagtccgttcggggctccggagagggggatttgtcgtcgtcgtcatcatcaacccttcttcaATAATAGTTCCATGATgttcaccaccgggagtgagtaatttcttcataggcttgctggatggtgatggagttggatgagatttgttatgtaatcgagtcaatttgttagggcttgatccctactatccactatgttgtgagattaatgttgctatgactttgctatgattaatgcttgtcagtagggctcgagtgtcatgatttcagatatgtaccttattatgtttccatgaatataagtgtgttttggatcatatcttgcaagttgtatacacttattatgtgttatgatccgtagaccccaaagtgacactattgcaggatgctgctaacgcgacactacaatcagagaccctttgaagaaactgtgtgcgatgcaataatcgcaaatggtgatgtaaaaaaactgtcaaaaaagatgcaaaacgtctgcgatgacggatgcatcaaacacggttcagaatttagttgcatgtgcgatgaggggcatacggttcagtttaatgaattgtttgcgatgaggcagaagaacagaagcgagtagctagatgaaggtgtgtgcgatatacggcatacggttcactcagatgaactatttgtgattaggcagaacaaaagaaatggtcagccaaatcaaggtgtgtgcgatagagggcaaacagttcactaacggatgaactgtttgcgttgagctaacagaaacggttcaatttaaCAAGACGTGGGTGATACGAACAGGTCTgtccgataataacacagacgattgatgctaataagacatgtgtgttgtgcgttgggattgcatacagaacaacaacatatatatacacacttataaggacatgattgcataaccaaattaaacatccaattatataggtagctactacacacatgacatttgcacacaccaaaataAACTATTACAttcataattacataggtggctactacacacatggcatttccacacaccaaagtcaatgtatattacatgcataattaactaggataaatgatcatctgatcatcatctacttcttgtgatgcttatCGCTACttctctgcttgtggctcgatctggCCACGTCGATTTcagtaacgaggcacttcctcatgtcaatgatctgcatgtgcatctcgtagcatgtgttcacgctcttggccgcgaacctgaagTGAGGTTCATCTAGTTGCGGCATCCatgccccgtgccaggatacgggacatgttctgttggcatcctgcttcatcttttcgtagtatgggtcgatgacggccgaggcgagttcaaccagggagtccttcttcgtgatGCCCCGAACCAtgtagtgctcacggatttcgacaaggttcttacaggccaagcccgtaaccctgagcgcttttacattgtcggtggtttccaccgtagcgaacttgtagtcggtgttgttgacaaaccttgcgaaatggtcgcaaggctctgtggccatgcagtagtggtagatgaggacatgatggcggaCGCACAACTAGGCAACGGCGACCTTCTAATCTATGTTGGGACGACCGCCGGTGTACTGGAGgttgatgccgaccaccttgtacttgtctcgagcaagcaactgctcaacagtGTTGATGTAGTCGCCCACCATGGCAGGGTCGATGGTGTGCACCACCGAGAGATCCTTCtacctcgcgtgggtctccactttatactcaccgaactccattggagctccgctagacatcccctctctatctatcgttgtgggtgtgcttgttgtgttgtcgggggcgatcgaaaggttgaagagactaaggttataatggccgcgtgAATTAAAGGGGAAGTTGGATGGCCTGGAATATCGGCACACCCGGATGACAGTTCTAATTTGCAGCCCGTAACTCCATCATGCCACACGTAAATGCATCATGGCGGCGCacgcggtgcaaccgcatgcatatgggccccccgacatgatcgtgcgcaggcccaaccATTGGCAG
This genomic window contains:
- the LOC123162187 gene encoding RNA-binding protein 25, yielding MAAVAPTHDNLDPPPSTPPNTATPPQATATSTPPNPATPNPPASNPTMSSPNPNPVPAPAPAPPVVLPPMPPAPVSFAPSFRPLGAPPPPQVQQYGAIRNPGYLMGQPMQPPGVHHVMRPPNMYAPQPGPYMQQPGVAVPPGVHRYPGPYTMMRPCFPPRPMPPVGVVQVQRPATIPGIRGAPPMVAPPARPPAPAVTPVDKPPTAVYVGKIAPTVDNGLLLSLLRICGPVKSWKRTQNPSNGKPVAFGFCEFESAEGILRATRLLNRLSVDGQELVVNINDATKEYLKKHVEEKKKVHENTKKEEDEGGDGTSAVAENESLKLVSGKTDETEDSGDKDSEENTKKFGIVTNEDSEADKAAAELINSIIEEWLKTRPLPPPPPPPPVQPSADISSKHNNGESVVDMAMTDSEDNDDCVDKKTVSETEKTENDSLDRRKDKEHDKEKQEKEKELQRYERERERERVRRDRDKELKHREVERLYKDHLKEWESRERDKEYQRQYEKDREKEKERERKREIMKQEDESDEEDSRKRRRRSSNALEERKRRRQREKQEDLADKLKEEQEIAEARRRAIELQQQADEAAAAESAIFMEVDGDDRKEADAPNKPIVSDDDNVVSIANGVDADDGKTHKDCNGDEASMVPGQILDIKQNSNAPAKKLGFGLIGSGKRTSVPSVFAEEDDDDNKDKRIRPLVPIDYSTEELQAVEADSYSDQPNNIVAAAEFAKRILVSNQKEEQPETERSRRAIDRSTLRDKSRNDEDGARLGDDRREMMHDRDDDKPKLENKKVLDAKQLIDMIPRTKEELFSYDINWAIYEKHELHDRMRPWISKKIIEFLGEEESTLVEYIVSCTKDHVHASKMLELLSSILDVEAEMFVLKMWRMLIFEIKKVEAGLSVRGKA